One Paracoccaceae bacterium genomic region harbors:
- a CDS encoding Gfo/Idh/MocA family oxidoreductase, with translation MNDLGIGIIGCGNISAAYLRLAPLFHGLSLCAVADANPAAATARAEEFGVAAKSVDHLLADPGVDVVINLTVPDAHYSITRRAVEAGKHVYSEKPLVLSMADGIALRDLARERGVTVGSAPDTFLGGAHQQARALIDEGRIGTVTAGDAAVMSHGMEHWHPNPDFFFLPGAGPMLDVGPYYIANLINLLGPVRRVGALTSSASPTRTILSDPRRGEVIPVRTPTNIHALLEFQNGATVVLSASWDVWNHRRTHMSLYGTEGTLYLPDPNFFGGQIELAGRDGSVTVVAPWDHPLGRANDPQGRANYRTAGLADMAAAIAAGRDPRCSIDRALHGVEVMTACLTSGETGAFVTMQTTCTRPAAMPPADAKALMR, from the coding sequence ATGAATGACCTCGGTATCGGGATCATCGGATGCGGCAACATTTCGGCCGCCTACCTGCGGCTGGCACCGCTGTTCCATGGACTTTCTCTCTGTGCAGTGGCCGATGCAAATCCGGCTGCGGCGACCGCGCGGGCCGAAGAGTTCGGGGTGGCGGCGAAGTCGGTGGATCATCTTCTGGCCGATCCGGGCGTCGATGTGGTGATCAACCTGACCGTCCCGGACGCGCACTATTCCATCACACGCCGCGCGGTCGAGGCGGGCAAGCATGTCTACTCGGAAAAACCGCTGGTCCTGTCGATGGCTGACGGGATCGCGCTGCGCGATCTGGCACGCGAGCGGGGCGTGACGGTCGGGTCGGCACCCGACACGTTCCTCGGCGGGGCGCACCAGCAGGCCCGCGCCCTGATCGACGAGGGTCGCATCGGTACGGTCACGGCGGGGGATGCGGCGGTCATGTCGCACGGAATGGAACATTGGCACCCCAATCCCGACTTCTTCTTCCTGCCAGGCGCCGGACCGATGCTGGACGTGGGCCCCTACTACATTGCGAACCTGATCAACCTGCTTGGACCGGTGCGGCGGGTTGGCGCGCTGACATCTTCGGCCAGCCCCACCCGCACCATTCTTTCGGATCCGCGCAGGGGCGAGGTCATCCCGGTCCGGACGCCGACGAACATCCACGCGCTTCTGGAATTCCAAAACGGGGCGACTGTTGTGCTTTCGGCCAGTTGGGACGTCTGGAACCATCGGCGCACGCATATGTCGCTCTATGGCACCGAGGGTACGCTCTACCTGCCCGACCCGAATTTCTTCGGCGGGCAGATAGAGCTTGCAGGGCGCGATGGTTCCGTGACGGTGGTTGCCCCGTGGGACCATCCGCTTGGACGGGCCAACGATCCGCAGGGCCGTGCCAACTATCGCACGGCAGGGCTTGCCGACATGGCGGCGGCCATCGCGGCCGGGCGAGACCCCCGCTGCTCTATCGACCGGGCGCTGCACGGGGTCGAGGTAATGACGGCCTGCCTGACATCGGGCGAGACCGGTGCCTTCGTCACGATGCAGACCACTTGCACCAGACCGGCCGCGATGCCGCCGGCCGATGCGAAGGCGCTGATGAGGTGA
- a CDS encoding substrate-binding domain-containing protein has protein sequence MIDRTDNPGSGPTSDSLPERPTLKTLAAATGLAIATVSRALKDAPDIGGDTKQRVREAARLLGYRPNRAGVRLRTGKTNVIALVLSAEPDVMNHTSRLIYSIAEALRGTAYHLIVTPFFPEQDPMEPVRYIVETESADGIILNQTRPDDPRIRYMAERGFPYATHGRTDMGIDHPFFDFDNEAYARIGVAALVERRRRRLMLIPPRRGQTFAGHMIAGFSDAAAELGVTFEVAEGITSDMPGKAVEEAVLDRMQRMPRPDGFLVGSTVAAMAAIAGAERAGLVTGRDFDLVAKEAIGFLHRFRRDILVVREDVGRAGGFVARALVKAIEARDRGGRGTDAPADGRFPPGSQGLEVPTRVETAEDSSF, from the coding sequence ATGATCGACCGCACCGACAATCCAGGTTCCGGCCCGACAAGCGATTCGCTGCCCGAGCGTCCGACGCTCAAGACACTGGCGGCGGCCACGGGCCTCGCCATCGCCACCGTCAGCCGCGCGCTGAAGGACGCGCCCGATATCGGGGGCGACACCAAGCAGCGCGTGCGCGAGGCGGCACGGCTGCTCGGCTATCGGCCGAACCGCGCCGGCGTGCGCCTGCGCACCGGCAAGACCAATGTCATCGCCCTTGTCCTTTCCGCCGAACCCGACGTGATGAACCATACCTCGCGGCTGATCTACTCGATTGCGGAGGCACTGCGGGGGACCGCCTATCACCTGATCGTCACGCCGTTCTTTCCCGAACAGGACCCGATGGAACCGGTCCGCTACATCGTCGAGACGGAAAGCGCGGACGGCATCATCCTGAACCAGACGCGGCCAGACGACCCGCGCATCCGCTACATGGCGGAACGCGGCTTTCCCTACGCCACGCATGGCCGCACCGACATGGGGATCGATCACCCCTTTTTCGATTTCGACAACGAAGCCTACGCCCGCATCGGCGTTGCCGCGCTTGTCGAGCGCCGTCGCCGGCGGTTGATGCTGATTCCGCCCCGGCGAGGACAGACCTTTGCCGGTCACATGATCGCGGGGTTTTCCGACGCGGCGGCGGAACTGGGGGTCACCTTTGAAGTCGCCGAGGGCATAACTTCCGACATGCCCGGCAAGGCCGTCGAAGAGGCCGTGCTGGACCGGATGCAAAGGATGCCCCGGCCCGATGGTTTTCTCGTCGGTTCGACCGTGGCTGCGATGGCCGCCATCGCCGGGGCCGAGCGCGCGGGCCTTGTGACAGGCCGTGACTTTGACCTGGTGGCGAAGGAAGCCATCGGGTTCCTGCACCGGTTCCGGCGCGACATCCTTGTCGTGCGTGAGGATGTCGGGCGCGCGGGCGGCTTTGTTGCCCGGGCACTGGTCAAGGCGATCGAGGCGCGCGACCGTGGTGGCCGTGGCACCGATGCCCCGGCCGATGGCCGGTTTCCACCCGGGTCGCAGGGGCTTGAAGTCCCGACACGGGTAGAGACTGCGGAAGACAGCAGCTTCTGA
- a CDS encoding L-iditol 2-dehydrogenase, with translation MRLSGRRALITGAARGIGLAFARAYLAEGAQVALADVNEDAVRQAAATLGPGAHAIMMDVTDHASIDAGVGDAVAAMGGLDILVNNAALFDAGPTVEISRATFDRLFAVNVAGTLFTTQAAAKVMIGQGNGGKIINMASQAGRRGEALVAVYCATKAAVISLTQSMGLDLIRHRINVNAIAPGVVAGDHWDHVDALFARHEGRAPGEKKRLVGDAVPFGRMGRADDLTGMAVFLATPEADYIVAQCFGVDGGNWMA, from the coding sequence ATGCGTCTGTCAGGCAGACGCGCGCTGATCACCGGTGCCGCACGGGGGATCGGTCTGGCCTTCGCCCGGGCCTATCTGGCCGAGGGCGCCCAGGTCGCGCTTGCCGATGTAAACGAGGACGCCGTGCGGCAGGCGGCCGCGACCCTCGGCCCCGGCGCGCATGCCATAATGATGGACGTCACCGATCACGCCAGCATCGACGCGGGCGTTGGCGACGCGGTGGCCGCGATGGGCGGCCTCGACATCCTGGTCAACAATGCCGCGCTGTTCGATGCCGGACCGACGGTCGAGATCAGCCGCGCCACCTTTGACCGGCTGTTCGCCGTCAATGTCGCGGGCACGCTGTTTACCACACAGGCCGCCGCCAAAGTGATGATCGGTCAGGGGAATGGCGGCAAGATCATCAACATGGCCAGCCAGGCCGGTCGGCGGGGCGAGGCACTGGTCGCCGTCTACTGCGCGACCAAGGCGGCGGTGATCAGCCTGACGCAATCGATGGGGCTGGATCTGATCCGCCACCGGATCAACGTGAACGCCATCGCGCCGGGGGTGGTCGCGGGCGACCACTGGGACCATGTCGACGCCCTGTTCGCCCGGCACGAGGGCCGGGCGCCGGGCGAAAAGAAGCGGCTGGTGGGGGATGCCGTGCCCTTCGGCCGCATGGGCCGCGCGGATGACCTGACCGGCATGGCGGTGTTCCTTGCCACGCCCGAGGCCGACTACATCGTGGCGCAATGCTTCGGTGTCGACGGCGGAAACTGGATGGCCTGA
- a CDS encoding carbohydrate ABC transporter substrate-binding protein, giving the protein MRTLKLAPALFASAALPSLAFATDLEVTHWWTSGGEAAAVAEFAKAFDASGHKWIDGAIAGGGGTARPIMISRITGGDPMGATQFNHGQQARELVEAGLMLDLTDVAERDGWKDFIHPASLLDSCTLDGRIYCVPVNIHSPQWLWLSNKVYEDLGLPVPTNWTEFVASAPAVDAAGKIPLALGNQPWQSNLAAGALQVAIGGIDLWKKVNVEKDMEAAASPEWLAVFEAIEAARGMAAKSTVQDWNQATSLVISGEAAGQIMGDWAQGEFQIAGLVAGKDYSCLPGMGVHEVISTGGDAFYFPKLSDPAKEEAQKALASVMVSADAQVAFNLKKGSLPIRGDVNLDAANDCMKKGLKILAEGDILPSTDQVWTADTQNQFNDLMVEFWKSQSMSAADAHAKWVEIARND; this is encoded by the coding sequence ATGAGAACCCTGAAACTAGCTCCGGCGCTATTCGCGTCGGCGGCCCTGCCGAGCCTTGCCTTCGCCACGGATCTGGAGGTCACCCACTGGTGGACGTCGGGCGGCGAGGCTGCCGCTGTCGCCGAGTTTGCCAAGGCCTTCGACGCCTCGGGCCACAAATGGATCGATGGCGCGATCGCTGGCGGCGGCGGGACTGCGCGACCGATCATGATCAGCCGCATCACCGGCGGCGATCCGATGGGGGCGACCCAGTTCAACCACGGCCAGCAGGCACGTGAACTGGTCGAGGCGGGGCTCATGCTGGATCTTACCGACGTGGCAGAGCGCGACGGCTGGAAAGACTTCATCCATCCCGCCAGCCTGCTGGACAGCTGCACCTTGGACGGTCGGATCTATTGCGTTCCGGTCAACATCCACTCGCCCCAGTGGCTGTGGCTTTCGAACAAGGTTTACGAGGATCTCGGGCTTCCGGTGCCGACCAACTGGACAGAGTTCGTGGCCTCTGCCCCCGCCGTCGATGCCGCCGGCAAGATCCCGCTCGCCCTTGGCAACCAGCCGTGGCAGTCGAACCTGGCCGCGGGTGCCCTGCAGGTTGCCATCGGTGGCATCGACCTGTGGAAGAAGGTCAATGTGGAAAAGGACATGGAGGCCGCTGCCAGCCCCGAGTGGCTGGCGGTGTTCGAGGCAATCGAAGCCGCCCGCGGCATGGCCGCGAAATCCACCGTGCAGGACTGGAACCAGGCGACCAGCCTTGTCATCTCGGGCGAGGCGGCCGGTCAGATCATGGGCGACTGGGCGCAGGGCGAGTTCCAGATCGCCGGGCTCGTGGCGGGCAAGGACTATAGCTGCCTGCCGGGCATGGGCGTACACGAGGTGATTTCGACCGGCGGCGATGCGTTCTACTTTCCGAAGCTGAGCGACCCGGCTAAGGAAGAGGCGCAGAAGGCACTGGCATCCGTGATGGTCTCGGCCGACGCGCAGGTGGCATTCAACCTCAAGAAGGGCTCCTTGCCGATCCGGGGCGACGTGAACCTGGACGCCGCCAATGACTGCATGAAGAAGGGCCTGAAGATCCTGGCGGAAGGCGATATCCTGCCGTCGACAGATCAGGTCTGGACGGCAGATACGCAGAACCAGTTCAACGACCTGATGGTCGAGTTCTGGAAATCGCAGAGCATGTCGGCTGCGGACGCCCACGCGAAGTGGGTCGAGATCGCCCGCAACGACTGA
- a CDS encoding sugar phosphate isomerase/epimerase — MFSYQLYSSRNFPPLTATLSMLAEAGYAAVEGYGGLLADSDAIEALRIGLADARLAMPTAHFGLPMLEDDPARVLALVRILGIERIYCPYLAAPDRPADAAGWRAFGERLAAAGAPYRAAGIGFGWHNHDFEFRPTADGMIPMAEILAGGPMLEWEIDAAWVIRGGADPLEWIARHGDRITAAHVKDIAPAGEKVDEDGWADLGDGTVDWSALMAELRAAGCRHFVMEHDNPSDHRRFAIRSIAAAKRF; from the coding sequence ATGTTTTCCTATCAGCTCTATTCCTCGCGCAACTTCCCGCCGCTGACTGCCACGCTCTCGATGCTGGCCGAGGCCGGATATGCAGCTGTCGAAGGTTATGGCGGGCTGCTTGCCGACAGCGATGCCATCGAGGCGCTGCGCATCGGCCTGGCCGACGCCCGGCTGGCCATGCCGACCGCCCACTTCGGCCTGCCGATGCTGGAGGACGATCCGGCGAGGGTTCTGGCGCTGGTCCGCATTCTGGGGATCGAGCGGATCTACTGCCCCTATCTCGCGGCGCCTGACCGGCCGGCGGATGCCGCAGGGTGGCGGGCGTTCGGCGAACGGCTTGCTGCCGCCGGCGCGCCGTACCGGGCCGCCGGGATCGGGTTCGGCTGGCACAACCACGACTTCGAATTCCGCCCCACCGCCGACGGGATGATTCCGATGGCCGAGATACTGGCGGGTGGTCCGATGCTGGAATGGGAGATCGACGCGGCCTGGGTGATCCGCGGCGGGGCCGATCCCCTGGAATGGATCGCGCGCCATGGCGACCGCATCACCGCCGCCCATGTGAAGGACATTGCACCTGCGGGAGAGAAGGTCGACGAGGACGGCTGGGCCGATCTGGGCGACGGTACGGTCGACTGGTCCGCCCTGATGGCGGAGTTGCGGGCCGCAGGCTGCCGCCACTTCGTCATGGAGCACGACAACCCATCGGATCACCGGCGCTTTGCCATCCGGTCGATCGCTGCCGCGAAAAGGTTCTGA
- a CDS encoding sugar ABC transporter permease → MVLTALVVFVGGTVWTVVHSFTNSRLLPRTDFVGLDQYRRLWTTSRWLVSIENILIYGALSLIFTLVIGFLLAVLLDQKIRYEDTFRTILLYPFALSFIVTGLVWQWILNPQFGIQSVVRGMGWEGFTFDPLYNADIVIYGLLIAGLWQGTGFVMCLMLAGLRGIDDDIWKAARVDGIPKWKTYLFIVIPMMRPVFVTTLVIIASGIVKLYDLVVAQTSGGPGNASEVPAKYVYDYMFLAQNLGQGFAASTMMLLSVLIVLIPWAYLEFGGKKHG, encoded by the coding sequence ATGGTCCTGACGGCGTTGGTGGTGTTCGTCGGCGGAACGGTCTGGACCGTCGTGCATTCGTTCACCAATTCGCGCCTGCTGCCGCGGACCGACTTCGTGGGCCTGGACCAGTACAGGCGGTTGTGGACGACCAGTCGCTGGCTGGTGTCGATCGAGAACATCCTGATCTACGGAGCGCTCTCGCTGATCTTCACGCTGGTGATCGGTTTCCTGCTGGCGGTGCTGCTGGACCAGAAGATCCGGTATGAGGATACGTTCCGCACCATCCTTCTCTATCCCTTCGCCCTGTCATTCATCGTGACGGGCCTTGTGTGGCAATGGATCCTGAACCCGCAGTTCGGCATCCAGTCGGTTGTGCGCGGCATGGGGTGGGAGGGGTTCACCTTCGATCCGCTCTACAATGCGGACATCGTGATCTACGGCTTGCTGATCGCGGGGCTCTGGCAGGGCACCGGCTTTGTCATGTGCCTCATGCTCGCCGGCCTGCGCGGGATCGACGATGACATCTGGAAGGCTGCCCGGGTGGACGGGATTCCGAAATGGAAGACCTACCTGTTCATCGTGATCCCGATGATGCGGCCAGTCTTTGTGACCACGCTGGTCATCATCGCGAGCGGTATCGTGAAGCTCTATGATCTTGTCGTCGCACAGACGAGCGGCGGACCGGGGAACGCCTCGGAGGTGCCTGCAAAATACGTCTATGACTACATGTTCCTTGCGCAGAACCTCGGGCAGGGCTTTGCCGCCTCGACCATGATGCTGCTGTCGGTGCTTATCGTGCTGATCCCATGGGCCTATCTGGAGTTCGGGGGCAAGAAGCATGGCTGA
- a CDS encoding carbohydrate ABC transporter permease, with amino-acid sequence MADLDPDGPRGARPRRRLSRRNIILYGTLILVSVYYLLPLYVMVVTSLKGMPEIRMGNIFSPPVEITFEPWVKAWATACTGLNCDGLSRGFWNSVQILIPSVVLSIAVASVNGYALANWRFRGADVFFTILIFGAFIPYQVMLYPLVILLRDMGLYGSLWGLVLVHTIFGMPILTLLFRNYFSSLPEELFKAARVDGAGFWGIYFRIMMPMSLPIFVVAIILQVTGIWNDFLFGVVYTRPSLYPMTVQLNNIVNSVQGVKEYNVNMAATLLTGLVPLIIYFASGKLFVRGIAAGAVKG; translated from the coding sequence ATGGCTGACCTCGACCCTGATGGCCCTCGTGGTGCCCGCCCAAGGCGGCGCCTGTCGCGCCGCAACATCATTCTCTATGGCACGCTGATCCTTGTATCGGTCTACTATCTTCTGCCGCTCTACGTGATGGTCGTGACCTCGCTGAAGGGCATGCCCGAGATCCGGATGGGCAACATCTTTTCTCCTCCGGTCGAGATCACCTTCGAGCCCTGGGTCAAGGCCTGGGCAACCGCCTGCACCGGGTTGAACTGCGACGGGCTTTCGCGCGGATTCTGGAACTCGGTGCAGATCCTGATCCCGTCGGTGGTGCTGTCGATCGCGGTTGCCTCGGTCAACGGCTACGCGCTTGCCAACTGGCGGTTCAGGGGCGCCGACGTTTTCTTCACCATCCTGATCTTCGGGGCCTTCATCCCCTACCAGGTGATGCTTTACCCCCTGGTCATCCTGCTGCGCGACATGGGGCTCTACGGCAGCCTCTGGGGGCTTGTGCTGGTGCACACAATATTCGGGATGCCGATCCTGACGCTGCTGTTCCGCAACTACTTCTCGTCGCTGCCGGAAGAGCTGTTCAAGGCCGCGCGGGTGGATGGAGCGGGGTTCTGGGGCATCTACTTCCGCATCATGATGCCGATGTCACTGCCGATCTTCGTGGTCGCGATTATCCTGCAAGTCACTGGAATATGGAATGATTTCCTGTTCGGAGTGGTTTACACGCGCCCCAGCCTCTATCCGATGACGGTGCAGTTGAACAACATCGTCAACTCGGTGCAGGGGGTGAAGGAATACAACGTCAACATGGCCGCCACGCTGCTGACCGGCCTGGTGCCCCTGATCATCTACTTTGCATCCGGCAAGCTCTTCGTCCGCGGCATCGCGGCGGGGGCGGTGAAAGGCTGA
- a CDS encoding glycoside hydrolase family 43 protein — protein MTAQNPILRGFNPDPSFCRVGEDYYIATSTFEWYPGVQIHHSRDLVNWRLVSRPLRRAAQLDMRGNPDSCGIWAPCLSWADGRFWLVYTDVKRLDGAFKDSHNYIVTCDAVDGDWSDPVYVNSSGFDPSLFHDDDGRKWFINMRWNHRGSGTGGNPKHDSFDGIELQEWDPVRGLIGPVTTIYSGTDLGLTEAPHLFRRDGWYYLTVAEGGTGYDHAVTMARSRDIRGPYETHPQKHLMTARFDRDHALQRVGHGQYVEGHDGRHWHSFLCGRPLADVRACQMGRETGIAEVVWRDGWLWLKDGGLLPPVALPLAADRTETPPIVHDFSGPALPPEFQWLRSPVPDRLFTMTGACLRMTGRESLGSWFEQSLVARRQEEAIYEAEATFDADPPGWQQAIGLTTYYNRHKFHAALLTREEGRRVVTLVSCLGDFDRFRLVFHASAPVPDGPVRIGVTVDRARQQFIVNGGLVGPELDAALISDEGGRGEHASFTGAFVGMVAHDLTGQGWSGDVTRFTYRNLPGRSGG, from the coding sequence ATGACCGCCCAGAACCCGATCCTGCGGGGGTTCAACCCCGATCCAAGCTTCTGCCGGGTGGGCGAGGACTACTACATCGCAACCTCGACGTTCGAGTGGTATCCGGGGGTGCAGATCCACCATAGCCGCGATCTGGTGAACTGGCGGCTGGTGTCCCGCCCGTTGCGCCGGGCGGCTCAGCTTGACATGCGCGGAAACCCGGACAGTTGCGGTATCTGGGCACCCTGCCTGTCCTGGGCCGACGGACGGTTCTGGCTGGTCTACACCGATGTGAAACGGCTCGATGGCGCGTTCAAGGACAGCCACAACTACATTGTCACATGCGACGCGGTCGATGGTGACTGGTCCGATCCGGTCTACGTCAATTCCTCGGGTTTCGATCCGTCGCTGTTCCACGATGATGACGGTCGGAAGTGGTTCATCAACATGCGCTGGAACCACCGTGGCAGCGGCACGGGCGGCAACCCCAAACACGACAGCTTCGACGGGATCGAGCTCCAGGAATGGGATCCCGTGCGGGGGCTGATCGGGCCCGTGACGACAATCTATTCCGGCACCGACCTTGGCCTGACCGAAGCGCCGCATCTGTTCCGCCGTGACGGCTGGTACTACCTGACTGTCGCCGAGGGTGGCACCGGGTATGACCACGCGGTGACCATGGCCCGTTCGCGTGACATCCGGGGACCCTACGAAACGCATCCGCAGAAACACCTGATGACGGCCCGCTTCGATCGCGATCACGCGCTGCAGCGTGTCGGTCACGGGCAGTATGTCGAGGGTCATGACGGGCGGCACTGGCACAGCTTTCTGTGCGGTCGTCCGCTCGCGGATGTTCGCGCCTGCCAGATGGGCCGCGAGACGGGCATTGCAGAGGTGGTGTGGCGCGACGGCTGGCTCTGGCTGAAGGATGGTGGGCTGCTGCCGCCGGTCGCGCTGCCACTGGCCGCAGACCGCACCGAAACCCCGCCGATTGTCCACGACTTCTCGGGGCCGGCGCTGCCGCCCGAGTTCCAGTGGCTGCGCTCACCCGTTCCGGATCGGCTGTTCACCATGACAGGGGCATGCCTGCGCATGACGGGGCGCGAGTCCCTTGGCAGCTGGTTCGAACAGTCCCTTGTCGCACGTCGCCAGGAAGAGGCCATCTATGAGGCAGAGGCGACGTTCGATGCCGATCCGCCCGGCTGGCAACAGGCTATCGGTCTGACGACCTACTACAACCGTCACAAGTTTCATGCGGCCCTTCTCACCCGTGAGGAAGGGCGGCGTGTCGTGACGCTCGTTTCCTGCCTCGGCGACTTCGACCGGTTCCGACTTGTCTTTCATGCCAGCGCCCCGGTGCCGGACGGGCCGGTGCGCATCGGGGTTACCGTCGACCGCGCGCGCCAGCAGTTCATCGTGAACGGTGGCCTGGTGGGGCCTGAACTGGACGCGGCGCTCATCTCGGACGAGGGCGGGCGCGGCGAACATGCAAGCTTTACCGGTGCCTTCGTCGGAATGGTGGCACATGACCTGACCGGACAGGGCTGGTCGGGCGACGTGACGCGGTTCACCTATCGCAACCTGCCGGGCCGTTCTGGCGGGTAG
- a CDS encoding ABC transporter ATP-binding protein: MNIEIADGEFLVLLGASGCGKSTLLNCIAGLLEATDGQIFIGGRNVTWEEPSKRGIGMVFQSYALYPQMTVEGNLSFGLKNARMSREEIARRVARAAEILQIGPLLHRKPGALSGGQRQRVAIGRALVRDVDVFLFDEPLSNLDAKLRADLRVELKRLHQKLGNTMIYVTHDQVEAMTLADRIAIMKGGVIQQLGPPMEIYNSPVNRYVAGFIGSPEMNFLEGRIEAGSFVIGDVRIPMDRYPWANGARAADASFGIRPEHVEVGDQALGLPYQTDARVELVEPMGSDTLVWTRVAGTDFRFRMDGQARVRHGDAIRLGFDPASASVFDQRSGIRV; encoded by the coding sequence ATGAACATCGAGATAGCGGATGGCGAGTTCCTGGTTCTGCTCGGTGCCTCGGGCTGCGGGAAATCGACGCTGCTCAATTGCATCGCAGGACTTCTGGAGGCGACCGACGGCCAGATCTTCATCGGCGGCCGCAACGTGACCTGGGAGGAACCTTCGAAGCGCGGGATCGGCATGGTGTTCCAGTCCTATGCGCTCTACCCGCAGATGACGGTCGAGGGGAACCTGTCGTTCGGGCTCAAGAACGCCCGGATGAGCCGTGAGGAAATCGCGAGGCGTGTGGCACGGGCTGCGGAAATCCTGCAGATCGGCCCTCTGCTGCACCGCAAGCCCGGTGCGCTTTCGGGCGGGCAGCGGCAGCGCGTCGCCATCGGGCGGGCCCTGGTGCGCGACGTTGATGTGTTCCTGTTCGACGAGCCCTTGTCGAACCTTGATGCCAAGCTGCGGGCCGACCTTCGGGTGGAACTGAAGCGGCTGCACCAGAAACTGGGCAACACGATGATCTATGTCACCCATGATCAGGTCGAGGCCATGACCCTGGCCGACCGCATCGCCATCATGAAGGGTGGCGTGATCCAGCAGCTTGGGCCGCCCATGGAGATCTACAACAGCCCGGTGAACCGATATGTTGCGGGATTCATCGGCAGCCCCGAGATGAATTTCCTGGAAGGCCGGATCGAAGCCGGTTCCTTCGTGATCGGCGATGTCCGCATCCCGATGGACCGCTATCCCTGGGCCAACGGTGCGCGGGCGGCGGATGCAAGCTTTGGCATCCGTCCCGAACATGTCGAGGTGGGCGATCAAGCGCTCGGCCTGCCATACCAGACCGACGCACGGGTCGAGCTTGTCGAGCCGATGGGATCTGACACGCTGGTCTGGACCCGTGTTGCAGGAACCGACTTTCGCTTCCGGATGGACGGTCAGGCGCGGGTGCGCCACGGCGACGCGATCCGCCTCGGCTTCGATCCTGCCAGCGCCTCGGTGTTCGACCAGCGATCCGGGATCCGGGTCTGA
- a CDS encoding mannitol dehydrogenase family protein, producing MPDAVAIPAYDRASLTPGIVHIGCGNFHRAHMAVYLDDLMNRGLARDWAILGAGVRAGDAAMRDLLAGQDWMSSVIEMAPGVRQARVIGAMTGFVAVEDGNAALIAAMADPAIRIVSLTVTEGGYFTDPDTGTFSPDHADIRHDADHPTSPRTAFGAIVAALRLRRDSGAPPFTVMSCDNLPHNGQVTRDAVTGVAGLSDPALADWIMRNVAFPNSMVDRITPATGPRERAMAAALGIEDAAPVTCEPFRQWVMEDHFPQGRPPLEQAGVTFTDRVDAFEAMKIRILNGGHAILAYPSGLLGFEHVHEAMATPRIRAFLDAVLTREVVPGVSPVPGVNLWDYKTLILDRFANPEVADTVRRLCLDGSNRQPKFIVPSLRDALAQGRGAEGLVLLSALWCRYCAGVDEAGRAIAPNDPDWAALTERAAAARHDPGAWLAMSKVYGDLGRDPRFAEGFARALADIWADGTAAVLDRYISAS from the coding sequence ATGCCCGATGCGGTCGCGATTCCGGCCTATGACCGTGCCAGCCTGACGCCCGGGATCGTCCATATCGGATGCGGGAACTTTCATCGGGCGCACATGGCCGTCTATCTGGACGACCTGATGAACCGGGGCCTTGCGCGCGACTGGGCCATCCTGGGCGCAGGCGTGCGCGCGGGGGACGCCGCGATGCGCGATCTGCTGGCGGGCCAGGACTGGATGTCGAGCGTGATCGAGATGGCGCCCGGCGTCCGGCAGGCCCGGGTGATCGGGGCCATGACCGGCTTTGTCGCGGTAGAGGACGGCAACGCGGCGCTGATTGCCGCGATGGCCGACCCCGCGATCCGCATCGTATCGCTGACGGTCACCGAAGGCGGGTATTTCACCGATCCGGACACCGGCACCTTCAGCCCGGACCATGCCGATATCCGCCACGATGCAGACCATCCGACCAGCCCGCGCACAGCCTTTGGCGCCATCGTCGCCGCGCTGCGCCTTCGGCGGGACAGTGGTGCACCGCCGTTCACGGTGATGAGCTGCGACAACCTTCCGCACAACGGACAGGTCACGCGGGACGCCGTGACCGGGGTTGCCGGTCTGTCCGATCCGGCGCTGGCCGACTGGATCATGCGGAATGTTGCCTTTCCGAACAGCATGGTCGACCGCATCACGCCCGCTACCGGCCCGCGCGAGCGCGCCATGGCGGCGGCCCTGGGTATCGAGGATGCCGCCCCGGTAACCTGCGAGCCCTTCCGCCAATGGGTGATGGAGGATCACTTTCCCCAGGGTCGGCCACCGCTGGAACAGGCGGGGGTGACGTTTACCGACCGGGTCGATGCCTTCGAGGCGATGAAGATCCGCATCCTGAACGGGGGACATGCGATCCTGGCCTATCCGTCCGGCCTGCTCGGGTTCGAGCATGTCCACGAGGCGATGGCGACGCCCCGCATCCGGGCCTTTCTGGATGCGGTTCTGACCCGCGAGGTGGTGCCTGGCGTCTCGCCGGTCCCGGGTGTGAACCTGTGGGACTACAAGACCCTGATTCTCGACCGGTTCGCCAATCCCGAGGTGGCGGACACCGTGCGCAGGCTTTGCCTCGACGGATCGAACAGGCAGCCGAAGTTCATCGTGCCGTCGCTGCGCGATGCGCTGGCACAGGGGCGTGGCGCCGAGGGACTTGTCCTTCTGTCGGCCTTGTGGTGCCGCTATTGCGCGGGCGTGGACGAGGCAGGCCGGGCAATCGCGCCCAATGACCCCGACTGGGCGGCGCTGACCGAACGCGCCGCCGCCGCACGGCACGACCCCGGCGCCTGGCTGGCGATGTCGAAGGTCTATGGCGACCTCGGTCGCGATCCCCGCTTTGCCGAGGGATTTGCCCGCGCATTGGCCGACATCTGGGCGGACGGAACGGCCGCGGTGCTGGACCGGTACATCTCTGCGTCCTGA